A single region of the Bos mutus isolate GX-2022 chromosome 24, NWIPB_WYAK_1.1, whole genome shotgun sequence genome encodes:
- the SOCS6 gene encoding suppressor of cytokine signaling 6, with product MKKISLKTFRKSFNLSKSKEDAEFMVVQQPALASDFGKEESLFGSCYGKEMAGCELHGEDEKGGGKNRAKSESLMGTLKRRLSAKQKAKGKGGAAAGGAADEDTFSSSSAPLVFKDARAPRPMRSTSLRSHHYSPTPWPLRPTASEETCIRMEVRVKALVHSPGTGPALNGVRKDFGELRPAAEPACPCPEPPAAPGSPAPVAGDLRLRLGEHVPVVLGLLPQDYLPYTVPLDGSSPMEVSAVPPPPAAGGPCPSRRDEDAGRPAPELFGDPPVGGLLAGPAAGVLPSPRAGPDDGPPLSPLLPPLQTDPSQRTFTGLAGPDAHAADSVRCHLNFDPTSAPGVARVYDSVQSSGPLAVTSLTEELKKLAKQGWYWGPITRWEAEGKLANVPDGSFLVRDSSDDRYLLSLSFRSHGKTLHTRIEHSNGRFSFYEQPDVEGHTSIVDLIEHSIRDSENGAFCYSRSRLPGSATYPVRLTNPVSRFMQVRSLQYLCRFVIRQYTRIDLIQKLPLPNKMKDYLQEKHY from the coding sequence ATGAAGAAGATCAGCCTTAAGACCTTCCGGAAGTCTTTCAATTTGAGTAAGAGCAAAGAAGACGCAGAATTCATGGTCGTACAACAGCCAGCACTAGCCAGCGACTTTGGCAAAGAGGAGTCCTTGTTCGGGAGCTGCTACGGGAAGGAGATGGCCGGCTGCGAGCTGCACGGCGAGGACGAAAAGGGAGGCGGCAAGAACCGGGCCAAGAGCGAGAGCCTCATGGGCACGCTGAAGAGGCGGCTGAGCGCCAAGCAGAAGGCCAAGGGCAAGGGTGGCGCGGCGGCGGGGGGCGCGGCAGATGAGGATACCTTCTCGTCGTCATCGGCGCCGCTGGTGTTCAAGGATGCGCGGGCGCCGCGGCCCATGCGCTCCACGTCACTGCGCAGCCACCACTACAGCCCCACGCCCTGGCCGCTGCGGCCCACCGCCTCGGAGGAGACGTGCATCCGGATGGAGGTGCGGGTCAAGGCGCTGGTGCACTCGCCCGGCACGGGCCCGGCTCTCAACGGCGTGCGCAAGGACTTCGGTGAGCTCCGCCCGGCGGCCGAGCCCGCCTGCCCGTGCCCGGAGCCACCCGCCGCGCCCGGGAGCCCGGCGCCTGTGGCTGGGGACCTGCGCCTGCGTCTGGGCGAGCACGTGCCTGTGGTCCTGGGCCTGCTGCCTCAGGACTACCTCCCGTACACCGTGCCTTTGGACGGCTCCTCCCCGATGGAGGTCTCGGCCGTCCCGCCGCCCCCGGCCGCCGGGGGCCCCTGCCCCTCCCGCCGCGACGAGGACGCCGGGCGCCCAGCGCCCGAGCTCTTCGGCGACCCGCCGGTGGGCGGCCTGCTGGCGGGCCCCGCGGCGGGGGTGCTGCCGAGCCCTCGGGCGGGCCCTGACGACGGGCCCCCCCTCTCCCCGCTGCTACCTCCGCTGCAGACCGATCCGAGCCAAAGGACCTTCACCGGGCTGGCCGGCCCGGATGCCCACGCGGCCGACAGCGTGCGCTGCCACTTGAATTTTGACCCCACCTCAGCTCCCGGGGTGGCCAGGGTGTACGACTCGGTGCAGAGCAGCGGCCCCCTGGCGGTGACCAGCCTGACGGAGGAGCTCAAGAAGCTGGCCAAGCAGGGCTGGTACTGGGGGCCCATCACGCGCTGGGAGGCAGAGGGCAAGCTGGCCAACGTGCCCGACGGCTCCTTCCTGGTGCGGGACAGCTCAGACGACCGCTACCTGCTCAGCCTGAGCTTCCGCTCACACGGCAAGACCCTGCACACCCGGATCGAGCACTCGAACGGCCGGTTCAGCTTCTACGAGCAGCCGGACGTAGAGGGGCACACGTCCATCGTGGACCTAATCGAGCACTCCATCAGGGACTCGGAGAACGGCGCCTTCTGCTACTCGCGCTCGCGCCTGCCGGGCTCCGCCACCTACCCGGTGCGGCTCACCAACCCGGTGTCGCGCTTCATGCAGGTGCGCTCGCTGCAGTACCTGTGCCGCTTCGTCATCCGCCAGTACACCCGGATAGACCTGATCCAGAAGCTGCCCCTGCCCAACAAAATGAAGGATTACCTACAGGAGAAGCACTACTGA